A part of Arachis hypogaea cultivar Tifrunner chromosome 12, arahy.Tifrunner.gnm2.J5K5, whole genome shotgun sequence genomic DNA contains:
- the LOC112730275 gene encoding uncharacterized protein, with translation MKFNTKQDFRDAVREFTIQEGRRIKFVKNNNVRCRAMCQVEQCSWVVYASRDHEDSCWQIKTFYDDHTYLRENSNRAANRAWLASKLVKKVRKYPNFKQCEAATYFRSKCDLILHRNSLARALADARNVVYGDEKAQYALLRDYTETLLKTDPGSTVKIGVTPLPDGQVMFDKMYIYLSGCKNGFKAGCRPLIGLDGAFLKTQIGGQILSSVAQDVNHNIYVVAWAIVNIENKENWKWFLELLHDDLGDYKANGWCFISDMQKVR, from the coding sequence ATGAAGTTTAATACTAAACAAGACTTCAGGGATGCTGTGCGAGAGTTTACCATTCAGGAGGGTAGGAGGATTAAGTTTGTAAAGAATAACAATGTGAGGTGTAGGGCAATGTGCCAGGTGGAACAGTGCTCATGGGTTGTTTATGCCTCAAGGGATCATGAGGACTCTTGCTGGCAAATCAAGACTTTTTATGACGATCATACATATCTGAGAGAGAATTCTAATAGGGCAGCAAACAGAGCTTGGCTGGCAAGTAAGTTGGTCAAAAAGGTTAGAAAGTACCCAAACTTTAAGCAATGTGAGGCTGCAACATACTTTAGGTCAAAGTGTGATCTCATATTGCATAGGAATTCATTAGCCCGAGCCTTGGCTGATGCAAGAAATGTTGTCTACGGGGATGAAAAGGCACAGTATGCCTTGTTAAGGGATTATACTGAAACGCTGCTAAAGACCGATCCGGGATCCACTGTAAAGATTGGGGTTACTCCACTGCCTGACGGCCAAgttatgtttgataaaatgtacATCTACCTGAGTGGTTGCAAGAACGGGTTTAAAGCTGGGTGTCGACCTTTAATCGGCCTCGATGGTGCATTTCTAAAGACGCAAATTGGTGGACAGATATTATCATCTGTCGCACAAGATGTAAATCACAACATTTATGTGGTTGCTTGGGCTATAGTCAACATTGAAAACAAGGAGAACTGGAAATGGTTTTTGGAGTTACTCCACGATGATTTAGGAGACTATAAGGCTAACGGGTGGTGTTTCATTTCTGATATGCAGAAGGTTAGATAG